A section of the Pan paniscus chromosome 11, NHGRI_mPanPan1-v2.0_pri, whole genome shotgun sequence genome encodes:
- the HINT2 gene encoding adenosine 5'-monophosphoramidase HINT2 isoform X1 — translation MAAAVVLAAGLRAARRAVAATGVRGGQVRGAAGVTDGNEVAKAQQATPGGAAPTIFSRILDKSLPADILYEDQQCLVFRDVAPQAPVHFLVIPKKPIPRISQAEEEDQQLLGHLLLVAKQTAKAEGLGDGYRLVINDGKLGAQSVYHLHIHVLGGRQLQWPPG, via the exons ATGGCGGCAGCCGTGGTGCTGGCTGCTGGGTTGCGCGCGGCGCGCAGAGCCGTGGCGGCCACGGGGGTGCGCGGGGGGCAG GTCCGAGGAGCTGCAGGTGTGACTGATGGGAATGAAGTGGCCAAGGCCCAGCAGGCAACTCCTGGGGGAGCAGCCCCAACCATCTTCTCCCGGATCCTGGACAAGAGCCTCCCAGCTGACATTCTCTATGAGGACCAGCAG TGTCTTGTGTTCCGTGATGTGGCCCCTCAGGCTCCTGTGCACTTCCTGGTCATTCCTAAGAAGCCCATTCCTCGGATTAGCCAGGCTGAAGAAGAAGACCAGCAG CTTCTAGGACACCTACTCCTTGTGGCCAAGCAGACAGCAAAGGCTGAGGGCCTGGGAGATGGATACCGACTTG TGATCAATGATGGGAAGCTGGGTGCACAATCTGTGTATCATCTGCACATTCATGTACTTGGGGGCCGGCAGCTCCAGTGGCCTCCAGGTTGA
- the FAM221B gene encoding protein FAM221B, with translation MEADEIIEEPHTTMDAEKHPPSKDPSAEDLQENHISESFLEPSTSETPLEPHTSESPLVPSPSQIPLEAHSPETHQEPSISETPSETPTYEASLDSPISVVPEKHLTLPPQSRDYVCLSSSDTLKEDLSSESSSNEVPWTRRSTHLSESESLPEHCLSGPSAQVQVDTTEKQEEEAGEVEKGVDASDSTAHTAQPGHQLGNTARPVFPARQTELVEVAKAMHRGEFGAQVNNLFQWEKDAALNAIQTGLYIGWRCPHYLWDCFRIGDESRCFCGHLLREHRIISDISVPCKVSQCRCFMFCFIPSRPEEVGEFWLKRRATFDPKAWRAQCRCKHSHEEHAATGPHPCRHHGCCCGCFESNFLCAACDRRWEEHETFFDTQKTRQRGGRPHGTDTVSNWHRPL, from the exons ATGGAAGCAGATGAGATCATAGAAGAGCCTCATACCACCATGGATGCAGAGAAGCACCCCCCTTCAAAAGACCCCTCTGCTGAGGACTTACAGGAGAACCATATCTCTGAAAGCTTCTTGGAGCCTTCCACCTCTGAGACCCCGTTAGAGCCCCATACCTCTGAATCCCCTTTGGTGCCATCCCCTTCCCAGATCCCCTTAGAGGCCCATTCCCCTGAAACCCATCAGGAGCCTTCCATCTCTGAGACTCCTTCAGAGACCCCTACCTATGAGGCTTCATTGGATAGTCCCATCTCAGTGGTGCCAGAGAAACACCTTACTCTTCCTCCCCAATCACGAGACTATGTCTGTCTGTCTTCTTCTGATACTCTGAAGGAAGACCTCTCCTCTGAGTCTTCTTCCAATGAGGTCCCATGGACAAGGAGGTCTACCCATCTCTCTGAATCTGAGAGCCTTCCAGAACACTGTCTTTCAGGCCCTTCAGCCCAGGTCCAAGTGGACACAACCGAAAAGCAGGAGGAAGAAGCAGGAGAGGTTGAAAAGGGAGTAGATGCCAGTGACAGCACTGCTCACACAGCCCAACCTGGACACCAACtag GTAACACAGCCCGCCCAGTGTTCCCTGCTAGGCAGACAGAGCTGGTGGAAGTGGCTAAGGCAATGCATAGAGGGGAGTTTGGTGCTCAGGTGAACAATCTTTTCCAGTGGGAGAAGGATGCAGCCCTGAATGCCATCCAGACAG GTCTCTACATTGGCTGGCGCTGCCCCCATTACCTATGGGACTGTTTCCGGATTGGGGATGAGTCCAGATGCTTTTGTGGACACTTGTTGAGAGAGCACCGGATCATCTCAG ACATATCAGTGCCCTGCAAGGTAAGCCAGTGCCGCTGCTTCATGTTCTGCTTTATCCCATCACGCCCAGAGGAGGTGGGTGAGTTCTGGCTCAAGAGACGGGCCACCTTTGACCCCAAGGCCTGGAGGGCCCAATGTCGCTGCAAACACAGCCACGAAGAACATGCAGCCACTGGGCCCCATCCCTGCAGGCATCATG GCTGTTGTTGCGGCTGTTTTGAGTCTAATTTCCTCTGTGCGGCCTGTGACCGGCGCTGGGAGGAACACGAGACTTTCTTTGACACCCAGAAGACCCGGCAACGAGGAGGAAGGCCTCACG GGACAGACACTGTCAGCAACTGGCACAGGCCTTTGTGA
- the SPAG8 gene encoding sperm-associated antigen 8 isoform X3: METNESTEGSQSRSRSLDIQPSSEGLGPTSEPFPSSDDSPRSALAATAAFTTAKAAALSTKTPGPCSEFMEPSSDPSLLGEPCAGPGFTHNIAHGSLGFEPVYVSCIAQDPCTTTDHSSNSGPVPGSSSGPVLGSSSGAGHGSGSGSGPGCGSVPGSGPGPGSGPGHGSGSHPGPASGPGPDTGPDSELSPCVPPGFRNLVADRVPNYTSWSQHCPWEPQKQPPWEFLQVLEPGARGLWKPPDIKGKLMVCYETLPRGQCLLYNWEEERATNHLDQVPSMQDGSESFFFRHGHRGLLTMQLKSPMPSSTTQKDSYQPPGNVYWPLRGKREAMLEMLLQHQICKEVQAEQEPTRKLFEVESVTHHDYRMELAQAGTPAPTKPHDYRQEQPETFWIQRAPQLPGVSNIRTLDTPFRKNCSFSTPVPLSLGQLLPYEPENYPYQLGEISSLPCPGGRLGGGGGRMTPF, translated from the exons ATGGAGACCAACGAGTCTACGGAGGGATCGCAGTCGCGGTCGCG ATCTTTAGACATACAGCCCAGCTCCGAAGGACTGGGGCCCACTTCGGAACCGTTTCCTTCTTCAGATGACAGTCCTAGGTCGGCCCTG GCAGCTACTGCAGCTTTCACCACTGCCAAAGCAGCTGCATTATCTACAAAGACCCCAGGGCCCTGTTCTGAGTTCATGGAGCCGTCCTCTGACCCCAGCCTTCTTGGGGAGCCCTGTGCGGGACCTGGCTTTACCCACAATATAGCCCATGGGAGTCTTGGCTTTGAGCCCGTCTATGTTTCCTGTATTGCTCAGGACCCTTGCACTACAACTGACCATAGTTCTAATTCTGGCCCTGTTCCAGGCTCTAGCTCTGGGCCTGTTCTTGGCTCCAGCTCAGGTGCTGGCCatggctctggctctggctctggtcCTGGCTGTGGCTCTGTCCCTGGCTCTGGTCCTGGTCCTGGCTCTGGTCCTGGTCATGGCTCTGGCTCTCATCCTGGTCCTGCCTCTGGGCCTGGTCCAGACACTGGCCCTGACTCTGAGCTCAGCCCCTGTGTTCCTCCAGGGTTCAGAAACCTGGTGGCGGATCGGGTCCCTAACTATACCTCCTGGAGTCAGCACTGCCCCTGGGAGCCCCAGAAACAACCACCTTGGGAATTTTTGCAAGTCTTAGAACCGGGTGCCCGAGGACTATGGAAACCCCCAGACATTAAAGGGAAGCTTATGGTTTGCTATGAAACTTTGCCGCGGGGCCAGTGCCTCCTCTACAACTGGGAGGAAGAG AGAGCCACCAACCACCTGGATCAAGTCCCAAGCATGCAGGATGGCTCTGAGAGTTTTTTCTTCCGACACGGACACCGGGGACTGCTGACTATGCAACTAAAGTCACCCATGCCCTCCAGCACCACCCAGAAAGACTCGTACCAGCCACCAGGAAACGTCTATTGGCCACTTCGAG GGAAGCGTGAAGCCATGCTGGAGATGCTCCTGCAGCATCAGATCTG TAAAGAGGTGCAGGCAGAACAGGAACCCACAAGGAAGCTCTTCGAGGTTGAGTCTGTGACACACCATGACTACCGAATGGAGCTGGCACAAGCAGGGACTCCTGCCCCAACAAAG CCTCATGACTACCGCCAGGAGCAACCTGAGACCTTCTGGATACAGAGGGCACCACAGCTGCCG GGTGTCAGTAACATCAGGACATTGGACACACCATTCCGGAAGAACTGCAGCTTCTCAACACCAGTACCCTTGTCTCTGGGGCAACTTTTGCCCTATGAACCTGAGAATTACCCCTACCAATTGGGAGAAATATCTTCCCTTCCCTGTCCCGGAGGAAGGCTGGGTGGTGGAGGGGGGAGAATGACTCCTTTCTGA
- the HINT2 gene encoding adenosine 5'-monophosphoramidase HINT2 isoform X2 — MAAAVVLAAGLRAARRAVAATGVRGGQVRGAAGVTDGNEVAKAQQATPGGAAPTIFSRILDKSLPADILYEDQQCLVFRDVAPQAPVHFLVIPKKPIPRISQAEEEDQQLLGHLLLVAKQTAKAEGLGDGYRLAQFQ, encoded by the exons ATGGCGGCAGCCGTGGTGCTGGCTGCTGGGTTGCGCGCGGCGCGCAGAGCCGTGGCGGCCACGGGGGTGCGCGGGGGGCAG GTCCGAGGAGCTGCAGGTGTGACTGATGGGAATGAAGTGGCCAAGGCCCAGCAGGCAACTCCTGGGGGAGCAGCCCCAACCATCTTCTCCCGGATCCTGGACAAGAGCCTCCCAGCTGACATTCTCTATGAGGACCAGCAG TGTCTTGTGTTCCGTGATGTGGCCCCTCAGGCTCCTGTGCACTTCCTGGTCATTCCTAAGAAGCCCATTCCTCGGATTAGCCAGGCTGAAGAAGAAGACCAGCAG CTTCTAGGACACCTACTCCTTGTGGCCAAGCAGACAGCAAAGGCTGAGGGCCTGGGAGATGGATACCGACTTG CTCAATTTCAGTGA
- the SPAG8 gene encoding sperm-associated antigen 8 isoform X4, whose product METNESTEGSQSRSRSLDIQPSSEGLGPTSEPFPSSDDSPRSALAAATAAAAAAASAAAATAAFTTAKAAALSTKTPGPCSEFMEPSSDPSLLGEPCAGPGFTHNIAHGSLGFEPVYVSCIAQDPCTTTDHSSNSGPVPGSSSGPVLGSSSGAGHGSGSGSGPGCGSVPGSGPGPGSGPGHGSGSHPGPASGPGPDTGPDSELSPCVPPGFRNLVADRVPNYTSWSQHCPWEPQKQPPWEFLQVLEPGARGLWKPPDIKGKLMVCYETLPRGQCLLYNWEEERATNHLDQVPSMQDGSESFFFRHGHRGLLTMQLKSPMPSSTTQKDSYQPPGNVYWPLRGKREAMLEMLLQHQICKEVQAEQEPTRKLFEVESVTHHDYRMELAQAGTPAPTKPHDYRQEQPETFWIQRAPQLPTWWPLPTQVPAAEDCLTWKEWGFTGVQEVLSALLRATPGEYSVNICGMNEHPVCSRTWTNRLCHQEMGSKKTVTQEDRGW is encoded by the exons ATGGAGACCAACGAGTCTACGGAGGGATCGCAGTCGCGGTCGCG ATCTTTAGACATACAGCCCAGCTCCGAAGGACTGGGGCCCACTTCGGAACCGTTTCCTTCTTCAGATGACAGTCCTAGGTCGGCCCTGGCAGCTGCAACCGCAGCAGCTGCAGCGGCTGCATCAGCTGCTGCAGCTACTGCAGCTTTCACCACTGCCAAAGCAGCTGCATTATCTACAAAGACCCCAGGGCCCTGTTCTGAGTTCATGGAGCCGTCCTCTGACCCCAGCCTTCTTGGGGAGCCCTGTGCGGGACCTGGCTTTACCCACAATATAGCCCATGGGAGTCTTGGCTTTGAGCCCGTCTATGTTTCCTGTATTGCTCAGGACCCTTGCACTACAACTGACCATAGTTCTAATTCTGGCCCTGTTCCAGGCTCTAGCTCTGGGCCTGTTCTTGGCTCCAGCTCAGGTGCTGGCCatggctctggctctggctctggtcCTGGCTGTGGCTCTGTCCCTGGCTCTGGTCCTGGTCCTGGCTCTGGTCCTGGTCATGGCTCTGGCTCTCATCCTGGTCCTGCCTCTGGGCCTGGTCCAGACACTGGCCCTGACTCTGAGCTCAGCCCCTGTGTTCCTCCAGGGTTCAGAAACCTGGTGGCGGATCGGGTCCCTAACTATACCTCCTGGAGTCAGCACTGCCCCTGGGAGCCCCAGAAACAACCACCTTGGGAATTTTTGCAAGTCTTAGAACCGGGTGCCCGAGGACTATGGAAACCCCCAGACATTAAAGGGAAGCTTATGGTTTGCTATGAAACTTTGCCGCGGGGCCAGTGCCTCCTCTACAACTGGGAGGAAGAG AGAGCCACCAACCACCTGGATCAAGTCCCAAGCATGCAGGATGGCTCTGAGAGTTTTTTCTTCCGACACGGACACCGGGGACTGCTGACTATGCAACTAAAGTCACCCATGCCCTCCAGCACCACCCAGAAAGACTCGTACCAGCCACCAGGAAACGTCTATTGGCCACTTCGAG GGAAGCGTGAAGCCATGCTGGAGATGCTCCTGCAGCATCAGATCTG TAAAGAGGTGCAGGCAGAACAGGAACCCACAAGGAAGCTCTTCGAGGTTGAGTCTGTGACACACCATGACTACCGAATGGAGCTGGCACAAGCAGGGACTCCTGCCCCAACAAAG CCTCATGACTACCGCCAGGAGCAACCTGAGACCTTCTGGATACAGAGGGCACCACAGCTGCCG ACATGGTGGCCATTGCCCACCCAGGTACCAGCAGCAGAAGACTGTCTGACTTGGAAAGAATGGGGGTTTACAGGAGTCCAGGAGGTCCTTTCCGCTCTCCTAAGAGCCA CACCTGGTGaatactcagtaaacatttgcgGAATGAATGAACACCCTGTCTGCAGCAGGACATGGACAAATAGGCTCTGCCATCAGGAAATGGGAAGCAAGAAAACAGTAACTCAAGAGGACAGAGGCTGGTGA
- the SPAG8 gene encoding sperm-associated antigen 8 isoform X2, which translates to METNESTEGSQSRSRSLDIQPSSEGLGPTSEPFPSSDDSPRSALAAATAAAAAAASAAAATAAFTTAKAAALSTKTPGPCSEFMEPSSDPSLLGEPCAGPGFTHNIAHGSLGFEPVYVSCIAQDPCTTTDHSSNSGPVPGSSSGPVLGSSSGAGHGSGSGSGPGCGSVPGSGPGPGSGPGHGSGSHPGPASGPGPDTGPDSELSPCVPPGFRNLVADRVPNYTSWSQHCPWEPQKQPPWEFLQVLEPGARGLWKPPDIKGKLMVCYETLPRGQCLLYNWEEERATNHLDQVPSMQDGSESFFFRHGHRGLLTMQLKSPMPSSTTQKDSYQPPGNVYWPLRGKREAMLEMLLQHQICKEVQAEQEPTRKLFEVESVTHHDYRMELAQAGTPAPTKEQPETFWIQRAPQLPGVSNIRTLDTPFRKNCSFSTPVPLSLGQLLPYEPENYPYQLGEISSLPCPGGRLGGGGGRMTPF; encoded by the exons ATGGAGACCAACGAGTCTACGGAGGGATCGCAGTCGCGGTCGCG ATCTTTAGACATACAGCCCAGCTCCGAAGGACTGGGGCCCACTTCGGAACCGTTTCCTTCTTCAGATGACAGTCCTAGGTCGGCCCTGGCAGCTGCAACCGCAGCAGCTGCAGCGGCTGCATCAGCTGCTGCAGCTACTGCAGCTTTCACCACTGCCAAAGCAGCTGCATTATCTACAAAGACCCCAGGGCCCTGTTCTGAGTTCATGGAGCCGTCCTCTGACCCCAGCCTTCTTGGGGAGCCCTGTGCGGGACCTGGCTTTACCCACAATATAGCCCATGGGAGTCTTGGCTTTGAGCCCGTCTATGTTTCCTGTATTGCTCAGGACCCTTGCACTACAACTGACCATAGTTCTAATTCTGGCCCTGTTCCAGGCTCTAGCTCTGGGCCTGTTCTTGGCTCCAGCTCAGGTGCTGGCCatggctctggctctggctctggtcCTGGCTGTGGCTCTGTCCCTGGCTCTGGTCCTGGTCCTGGCTCTGGTCCTGGTCATGGCTCTGGCTCTCATCCTGGTCCTGCCTCTGGGCCTGGTCCAGACACTGGCCCTGACTCTGAGCTCAGCCCCTGTGTTCCTCCAGGGTTCAGAAACCTGGTGGCGGATCGGGTCCCTAACTATACCTCCTGGAGTCAGCACTGCCCCTGGGAGCCCCAGAAACAACCACCTTGGGAATTTTTGCAAGTCTTAGAACCGGGTGCCCGAGGACTATGGAAACCCCCAGACATTAAAGGGAAGCTTATGGTTTGCTATGAAACTTTGCCGCGGGGCCAGTGCCTCCTCTACAACTGGGAGGAAGAG AGAGCCACCAACCACCTGGATCAAGTCCCAAGCATGCAGGATGGCTCTGAGAGTTTTTTCTTCCGACACGGACACCGGGGACTGCTGACTATGCAACTAAAGTCACCCATGCCCTCCAGCACCACCCAGAAAGACTCGTACCAGCCACCAGGAAACGTCTATTGGCCACTTCGAG GGAAGCGTGAAGCCATGCTGGAGATGCTCCTGCAGCATCAGATCTG TAAAGAGGTGCAGGCAGAACAGGAACCCACAAGGAAGCTCTTCGAGGTTGAGTCTGTGACACACCATGACTACCGAATGGAGCTGGCACAAGCAGGGACTCCTGCCCCAACAAAG GAGCAACCTGAGACCTTCTGGATACAGAGGGCACCACAGCTGCCG GGTGTCAGTAACATCAGGACATTGGACACACCATTCCGGAAGAACTGCAGCTTCTCAACACCAGTACCCTTGTCTCTGGGGCAACTTTTGCCCTATGAACCTGAGAATTACCCCTACCAATTGGGAGAAATATCTTCCCTTCCCTGTCCCGGAGGAAGGCTGGGTGGTGGAGGGGGGAGAATGACTCCTTTCTGA
- the SPAG8 gene encoding sperm-associated antigen 8 isoform X1: METNESTEGSQSRSRSLDIQPSSEGLGPTSEPFPSSDDSPRSALAAATAAAAAAASAAAATAAFTTAKAAALSTKTPGPCSEFMEPSSDPSLLGEPCAGPGFTHNIAHGSLGFEPVYVSCIAQDPCTTTDHSSNSGPVPGSSSGPVLGSSSGAGHGSGSGSGPGCGSVPGSGPGPGSGPGHGSGSHPGPASGPGPDTGPDSELSPCVPPGFRNLVADRVPNYTSWSQHCPWEPQKQPPWEFLQVLEPGARGLWKPPDIKGKLMVCYETLPRGQCLLYNWEEERATNHLDQVPSMQDGSESFFFRHGHRGLLTMQLKSPMPSSTTQKDSYQPPGNVYWPLRGKREAMLEMLLQHQICKEVQAEQEPTRKLFEVESVTHHDYRMELAQAGTPAPTKPHDYRQEQPETFWIQRAPQLPGVSNIRTLDTPFRKNCSFSTPVPLSLGQLLPYEPENYPYQLGEISSLPCPGGRLGGGGGRMTPF, encoded by the exons ATGGAGACCAACGAGTCTACGGAGGGATCGCAGTCGCGGTCGCG ATCTTTAGACATACAGCCCAGCTCCGAAGGACTGGGGCCCACTTCGGAACCGTTTCCTTCTTCAGATGACAGTCCTAGGTCGGCCCTGGCAGCTGCAACCGCAGCAGCTGCAGCGGCTGCATCAGCTGCTGCAGCTACTGCAGCTTTCACCACTGCCAAAGCAGCTGCATTATCTACAAAGACCCCAGGGCCCTGTTCTGAGTTCATGGAGCCGTCCTCTGACCCCAGCCTTCTTGGGGAGCCCTGTGCGGGACCTGGCTTTACCCACAATATAGCCCATGGGAGTCTTGGCTTTGAGCCCGTCTATGTTTCCTGTATTGCTCAGGACCCTTGCACTACAACTGACCATAGTTCTAATTCTGGCCCTGTTCCAGGCTCTAGCTCTGGGCCTGTTCTTGGCTCCAGCTCAGGTGCTGGCCatggctctggctctggctctggtcCTGGCTGTGGCTCTGTCCCTGGCTCTGGTCCTGGTCCTGGCTCTGGTCCTGGTCATGGCTCTGGCTCTCATCCTGGTCCTGCCTCTGGGCCTGGTCCAGACACTGGCCCTGACTCTGAGCTCAGCCCCTGTGTTCCTCCAGGGTTCAGAAACCTGGTGGCGGATCGGGTCCCTAACTATACCTCCTGGAGTCAGCACTGCCCCTGGGAGCCCCAGAAACAACCACCTTGGGAATTTTTGCAAGTCTTAGAACCGGGTGCCCGAGGACTATGGAAACCCCCAGACATTAAAGGGAAGCTTATGGTTTGCTATGAAACTTTGCCGCGGGGCCAGTGCCTCCTCTACAACTGGGAGGAAGAG AGAGCCACCAACCACCTGGATCAAGTCCCAAGCATGCAGGATGGCTCTGAGAGTTTTTTCTTCCGACACGGACACCGGGGACTGCTGACTATGCAACTAAAGTCACCCATGCCCTCCAGCACCACCCAGAAAGACTCGTACCAGCCACCAGGAAACGTCTATTGGCCACTTCGAG GGAAGCGTGAAGCCATGCTGGAGATGCTCCTGCAGCATCAGATCTG TAAAGAGGTGCAGGCAGAACAGGAACCCACAAGGAAGCTCTTCGAGGTTGAGTCTGTGACACACCATGACTACCGAATGGAGCTGGCACAAGCAGGGACTCCTGCCCCAACAAAG CCTCATGACTACCGCCAGGAGCAACCTGAGACCTTCTGGATACAGAGGGCACCACAGCTGCCG GGTGTCAGTAACATCAGGACATTGGACACACCATTCCGGAAGAACTGCAGCTTCTCAACACCAGTACCCTTGTCTCTGGGGCAACTTTTGCCCTATGAACCTGAGAATTACCCCTACCAATTGGGAGAAATATCTTCCCTTCCCTGTCCCGGAGGAAGGCTGGGTGGTGGAGGGGGGAGAATGACTCCTTTCTGA